A genomic window from Streptomyces sp. HUAS YS2 includes:
- a CDS encoding DNA polymerase Y family protein, with protein sequence MILCVRLRTDATDAELPRLVRLLSEFTPIVQAVPPGEALADVRGALRYFGWTAAELASVVRVRALALYGMECVIGVGPTPMAARTAAREARPGTTLLVEDTAAFLRDRPVAALDGVGRTTARTLCGYGLDTVGRVADAPLAVLQRLVGARTGRELWERARGIDRSAVVPNAAARSTAAERTFSRDELDPAEHRRAVLALTEELGARMRAEHQVCRALVVTVRYADRTVTSRTRTLREPTAHTAALTDAAYAVLASFGLQRARVRGIALRAEGLGPAEGAAHQLTFDPVDEKVRRIEAVADRARAKYGPRAVLPGSLARRKPGADAA encoded by the coding sequence ATGATCCTCTGCGTACGGCTCCGAACCGACGCCACCGACGCGGAACTTCCCCGCCTGGTGCGGCTGTTGAGCGAGTTCACCCCGATCGTGCAGGCGGTGCCGCCCGGCGAGGCGCTCGCCGACGTGCGCGGCGCGCTGCGCTACTTCGGCTGGACCGCGGCCGAACTCGCCTCGGTGGTGCGGGTGAGGGCGCTCGCCCTGTACGGCATGGAGTGCGTCATCGGTGTCGGCCCCACCCCGATGGCGGCCCGCACGGCCGCCCGCGAGGCCCGGCCCGGCACCACCCTGCTCGTCGAGGACACGGCCGCCTTCCTGCGCGACCGCCCGGTCGCCGCGCTCGACGGGGTCGGCCGCACCACCGCCCGTACCCTGTGCGGCTACGGACTCGACACCGTCGGCCGGGTCGCCGACGCCCCGCTCGCCGTGCTCCAGCGGCTGGTCGGCGCGCGCACCGGGCGCGAACTGTGGGAGCGGGCCCGGGGGATCGACCGCAGCGCCGTCGTACCGAACGCGGCCGCGCGCTCGACGGCGGCCGAACGTACCTTCTCCCGCGACGAGTTGGACCCGGCCGAACACCGCAGGGCGGTGCTCGCGCTGACCGAGGAGCTGGGCGCCCGGATGCGGGCGGAGCACCAGGTCTGCCGGGCGCTCGTGGTGACCGTGCGGTACGCGGACCGGACGGTGACGAGCCGGACGCGCACCCTGCGCGAGCCGACCGCGCACACGGCGGCCCTCACGGACGCGGCGTACGCGGTGCTGGCGTCGTTCGGCCTGCAGCGGGCCCGGGTGCGGGGCATCGCGCTGCGCGCGGAGGGGCTCGGGCCGGCGGAGGGGGCGGCGCACCAGCTGACCTTCGACCCGGTGGACGAGAAGGTCCGGCGGATCGAGGCGGTGGCCGACCGGGCGCGGGCGAAGTACGGGCCGCGGGCGGTTCTGCCGGGCTCGCTGGCGCGGCGGAAGCCGGGGGCCGACGCGGCCTGA
- a CDS encoding esterase/lipase family protein: MLPWKHVLRALSVLLLAVAATLAPTAAAQADTAPSRGWNDFSCKPSSAHPRPVVLVHGTLGNSVDNWLVLAPYLVNRGYCVFSLDYGQLPNVPFFHGLGPIDKSAEQLDAYVDRVLAATGAGEVDLVGHSQGGMMPRHYLKFLGGAEKVNALVGIAPDNHGTTLLGLTRLLPYFPGAADLISAHTPGLADQVAGSPFLTKLNEGGDTVPGVTYTVIASRYDEVVTPYRSQFLSGEHVTNVLIQDKCALDLSEHVAIGTVDRITFHEVANALDPARATPTTCASVIG, encoded by the coding sequence ATGCTGCCCTGGAAACACGTGCTCAGAGCACTTTCCGTGCTCCTTCTCGCCGTCGCCGCGACGCTCGCCCCCACGGCGGCCGCCCAGGCCGACACCGCCCCCAGCCGAGGCTGGAACGACTTCTCCTGCAAGCCCTCGTCGGCCCACCCCCGCCCCGTCGTCCTGGTCCACGGCACCCTCGGGAACTCGGTCGACAACTGGCTCGTCCTCGCCCCCTACCTCGTCAACCGCGGGTACTGCGTCTTCTCCCTCGACTACGGGCAGCTGCCGAACGTGCCCTTCTTCCACGGGCTCGGGCCCATCGACAAGTCGGCCGAACAGCTCGACGCGTACGTGGACCGGGTCCTGGCCGCCACCGGCGCCGGCGAGGTCGACCTGGTCGGCCACTCGCAGGGCGGCATGATGCCCCGTCACTACCTGAAGTTCCTCGGCGGGGCCGAGAAGGTGAACGCGCTCGTCGGGATCGCCCCCGACAACCACGGCACCACGCTCCTCGGCCTCACCAGGCTGCTGCCGTACTTCCCCGGCGCCGCCGACCTGATCAGCGCGCACACCCCGGGCCTCGCCGACCAGGTGGCGGGCTCGCCGTTCCTCACGAAGCTGAACGAGGGCGGGGACACCGTGCCCGGCGTCACGTACACGGTGATCGCCAGCCGGTACGACGAGGTGGTCACCCCGTACCGCTCGCAGTTCCTGTCCGGTGAGCACGTCACCAACGTCCTGATCCAGGACAAGTGCGCGCTGGACCTGTCCGAGCACGTGGCGATCGGGACGGTGGACCGGATCACCTTCCACGAGGTCGCCAACGCCCTCGACCCGGCCCGCGCGACGCCGACCACCTGCGCGTCGGTGATCGGTTAG
- a CDS encoding Bug family tripartite tricarboxylate transporter substrate binding protein, with protein MRLRTPLALFGAALLVLVGPPLLSAGSGSDTGTRIPGLRVMVPNTPGGGYDITARTAAKNAEEAGLTSDIEVFNLPGAGGTVGLTRLVGEHGNGRLAMSMGLGVVGAVHTNKTPKTLADTTPIARLTMEQDIVVVSKNSPYKTVQDLLAAWKKDPGKLPVGGGSSPGGPDHLAPMLMAQAAGIAPKSVNYVPFDGGGELLASILGNKVAFGVSGVGEYLDQIESGELRLLAVTGAERIPGLDAPTLREAGLDTEFINWRGIVAPPGLTDAERQKLVGLVTRLHDSPEWKQSLKKNNWNDAFMTGDEFGDFLTEQDERVGSVLKELGL; from the coding sequence GTGCGTCTGCGCACTCCCCTCGCCCTGTTCGGGGCCGCGCTGCTGGTGCTGGTGGGGCCGCCGCTGCTGTCCGCAGGCAGCGGCTCCGACACCGGCACCCGGATACCGGGCCTGCGCGTCATGGTCCCGAACACCCCCGGCGGCGGCTACGACATCACCGCCCGCACCGCGGCCAAGAACGCCGAGGAGGCCGGGCTCACCAGCGACATCGAGGTCTTCAACCTGCCCGGCGCCGGCGGCACCGTCGGCCTGACCCGGCTGGTCGGCGAGCACGGCAACGGCCGGCTCGCGATGTCCATGGGACTCGGCGTCGTCGGCGCCGTCCACACCAACAAGACCCCGAAGACCCTCGCCGACACCACCCCGATCGCCCGGCTCACCATGGAGCAGGACATCGTCGTGGTGAGCAAGAACTCCCCGTACAAGACCGTTCAGGACCTTCTCGCCGCCTGGAAGAAGGACCCCGGCAAGCTGCCCGTCGGCGGCGGCTCCTCGCCCGGCGGCCCCGACCACCTCGCCCCGATGCTGATGGCCCAGGCCGCCGGCATCGCCCCGAAGAGCGTCAACTACGTGCCCTTCGACGGCGGCGGCGAACTCCTCGCCTCCATCCTCGGCAACAAGGTCGCCTTCGGCGTCTCCGGTGTCGGCGAGTACCTCGACCAGATCGAGTCCGGCGAACTCCGCCTGCTCGCCGTGACCGGCGCCGAGCGGATCCCCGGCCTCGACGCGCCCACCCTGCGCGAGGCCGGACTCGACACCGAGTTCATCAACTGGCGTGGCATCGTCGCCCCGCCCGGACTGACCGACGCCGAGCGGCAGAAGCTCGTCGGCCTGGTCACCCGGCTGCACGACTCCCCGGAGTGGAAGCAGTCGCTCAAGAAGAACAACTGGAACGACGCCTTCATGACCGGCGACGAGTTCGGCGACTTCCTCACCGAGCAGGACGAGCGCGTCGGCTCCGTACTGAAGGAGCTGGGACTGTGA
- a CDS encoding tripartite tricarboxylate transporter TctB family protein produces the protein MTTTSDTPTTTTPGRSSWLREHSELGVSLILLLLGGLVLTDALTMSVDIAQRGPVGPKTVPLVVGAGLLVVAVLLAVDVLRGGRGESEGGEDVDLSEPSDRRTVLLLAGVFLGFAVLIGPLGFPVSGALLFWGAAYALGSRHLHRDPLIAAALALVTYVVFNNLLGVPLPGGPLMGVL, from the coding sequence GTGACCACGACCTCCGACACGCCCACGACGACCACCCCCGGACGGTCCTCCTGGCTGCGCGAGCACTCCGAACTCGGGGTGAGTCTCATCCTGCTGCTCCTCGGCGGCCTCGTCCTCACCGACGCCCTCACCATGAGCGTCGACATCGCCCAGCGCGGCCCCGTCGGCCCGAAGACCGTCCCGCTGGTCGTCGGCGCCGGACTCCTCGTCGTCGCCGTGCTGCTCGCCGTGGACGTGCTCCGCGGCGGCCGCGGCGAGTCCGAGGGCGGCGAGGACGTCGACCTGTCCGAGCCGAGCGACCGGCGCACCGTCCTGCTCCTCGCCGGCGTCTTCCTCGGCTTCGCCGTCCTCATCGGTCCGCTCGGCTTCCCCGTCTCCGGCGCGCTGCTCTTCTGGGGCGCCGCGTACGCCCTCGGCAGCCGCCACCTGCACCGCGACCCGCTCATCGCGGCGGCCCTCGCGCTGGTCACCTACGTCGTCTTCAACAACCTGCTCGGAGTCCCGCTGCCCGGCGGCCCGCTGATGGGGGTGCTCTGA
- a CDS encoding DUF3533 domain-containing protein: protein MSFVDEVKNAVSPRAALLVLGVLALQLLFITSYVGALHHPKPKDIPVAVVAPDQLAAPLADRLDRLPGSPLDPRTLADERVARDQMLNRDIDAALVVDPRSTTDTLMIASGQGTSETQAITRIFEEVAKEQQRTLRLDDVAPVSNQDAGGLSSFYLVVGWCVGGYLCAAVLAISAGARPANRERAAIRLLVMAAYAIVTGLLGALIVGPILGALPGSVPSLWGLGALTVFAVGAATLALQAVFGIVGIGLAILFVVIAGNPSAGGAYPLPLLPDFWRTIGPGLPPGSATWVARSIAYFRGNAVATPLFVLTLWAGAGAVITLVFSSLRRKDEIDALVRNGPALSAAPPNAPERASYIRAERRFEG from the coding sequence ATGAGTTTCGTCGACGAGGTGAAGAACGCCGTGTCCCCCCGGGCCGCCCTGCTGGTCCTCGGGGTGCTCGCGCTGCAGCTGCTGTTCATAACGTCCTACGTGGGCGCCCTGCATCATCCGAAGCCGAAGGACATCCCGGTCGCCGTGGTCGCCCCCGACCAGCTCGCCGCGCCGCTCGCCGACCGCCTCGACCGGCTGCCCGGCTCCCCGCTGGACCCGCGCACGCTCGCCGACGAGCGGGTCGCCCGCGACCAGATGCTGAACCGGGACATCGACGCCGCGCTCGTGGTGGACCCGCGCTCCACCACCGACACCCTCATGATCGCGTCGGGTCAGGGCACCTCCGAGACCCAGGCGATCACCCGGATCTTCGAGGAGGTCGCCAAGGAGCAGCAGCGCACCCTGCGGCTCGACGACGTGGCGCCCGTCTCGAACCAGGACGCCGGCGGCCTGTCCTCGTTCTACCTGGTCGTCGGCTGGTGCGTGGGCGGCTACCTGTGCGCCGCGGTGCTGGCGATCAGCGCCGGCGCCCGGCCCGCCAACCGGGAGCGCGCCGCGATCCGGCTGCTGGTCATGGCGGCGTACGCGATCGTCACCGGCCTGCTGGGCGCCCTGATCGTCGGCCCGATCCTGGGCGCGCTGCCCGGCAGCGTGCCCTCCCTGTGGGGGCTCGGCGCGCTCACCGTCTTCGCGGTCGGCGCCGCCACCCTCGCCCTCCAGGCGGTCTTCGGCATCGTCGGCATCGGCCTGGCGATCCTGTTCGTCGTGATCGCCGGCAACCCGAGCGCGGGCGGCGCCTACCCGCTCCCGCTGCTCCCCGACTTCTGGCGGACCATCGGCCCGGGCCTCCCGCCCGGCTCGGCGACCTGGGTGGCCCGCTCCATCGCGTACTTCCGCGGCAACGCGGTCGCCACCCCGCTGTTCGTGCTCACGCTGTGGGCCGGTGCGGGCGCCGTCATCACGCTGGTCTTCTCGTCCCTACGCCGCAAGGACGAGATCGACGCCCTGGTACGCAACGGCCCGGCGCTCTCGGCCGCGCCCCCCAATGCTCCCGAACGCGCCTCGTACATCCGCGCGGAGAGGCGGTTCGAGGGATGA
- a CDS encoding alpha/beta fold hydrolase produces the protein MRVSDGRHLMVERLGDPQGSPVFLLHGTPGSRLGPAPRGMVLYQRGMQLIAYDRPGYGGSDRLEGRSVGDVVHDVTAIADELGLERFAVVGRSGGAPHALACAALIPERVTRTAALVALAPKDADGLDWFEGMAASNVREYTKASQDPGGVAARLTPRADEIRKDPIRLLDDLRRELTEPDRMVVSDAGVRSMLLRNYQEALRTSAYGWIDDALAFCSPWGFDPADIPGEVMLWHGEQDVFSPVGHSRWLAERIPGATAVLEPAAAHFDALHALPRVLTWLLER, from the coding sequence ATGCGCGTGTCGGACGGTCGCCATCTGATGGTGGAACGGCTCGGGGACCCGCAGGGCAGTCCGGTGTTCCTGCTCCACGGCACCCCGGGAAGCCGGCTCGGTCCGGCGCCGCGCGGCATGGTGCTGTACCAGCGCGGGATGCAGCTGATCGCGTACGACCGCCCCGGGTACGGGGGGTCGGACCGGCTGGAGGGGCGCAGCGTCGGTGACGTGGTCCACGACGTGACGGCGATCGCCGACGAGCTCGGCCTGGAGCGGTTCGCGGTGGTCGGCCGTTCCGGCGGCGCCCCGCACGCCCTGGCCTGCGCGGCGCTGATCCCGGAGCGGGTGACCCGGACCGCCGCACTGGTGGCACTGGCCCCGAAGGACGCGGACGGGCTCGACTGGTTCGAGGGCATGGCCGCCTCCAACGTCCGGGAGTACACCAAAGCCTCCCAGGACCCGGGCGGGGTGGCCGCCCGGCTCACCCCGCGCGCCGACGAGATCCGCAAGGACCCGATACGGCTCCTCGACGACCTTCGCCGGGAGCTCACCGAACCGGACCGGATGGTCGTCTCCGACGCCGGCGTCCGCTCCATGCTGCTGCGCAACTACCAGGAGGCGCTGCGGACCTCGGCGTACGGCTGGATCGACGACGCGCTCGCCTTCTGCAGTCCCTGGGGCTTCGACCCGGCGGACATCCCGGGCGAGGTGATGCTCTGGCACGGCGAGCAGGACGTGTTCTCGCCGGTGGGCCACTCCCGCTGGCTCGCCGAGCGCATCCCGGGGGCCACGGCGGTCCTGGAACCGGCCGCCGCCCACTTCGACGCCCTGCACGCGCTGCCCCGGGTGCTCACCTGGCTCCTGGAGCGGTGA
- a CDS encoding lytic polysaccharide monooxygenase — protein sequence MTARRKAAAGSLALGLATLALAGPAAFPAAAHGSMTDPVSRVSACYAEGPESPKSAACKAAVAASGTQAFYDWNAVNIANAAGKHRELIPDGKLCSAGNDKYRGLDLARGDWPASRLKAGKHTFRYKGTAPHRGSFALYVTRDGYDPTKPLKWSDLEDKPFATVTDPRMENGDYVFQGDVPKKSGRHLVYSIWQRSDSPEAFYTCSDVVFGKDSGTTAPAPSAPSDEQIDEGAGKSSVEHGGHGDDDAHTGAASSTAPTAAAPTPAAPNAPAPAGEAAGADEKLAATGGDAATPYLAVGGAAVLALGATVLFATTRRTRRTN from the coding sequence ATGACCGCTCGCCGCAAGGCCGCCGCCGGATCCCTCGCCCTCGGGCTCGCCACGCTCGCGCTCGCCGGACCGGCCGCGTTCCCGGCCGCCGCGCACGGGTCGATGACGGACCCGGTGAGCCGGGTGTCGGCCTGTTACGCGGAGGGGCCGGAGAGCCCGAAGTCGGCCGCGTGCAAGGCGGCCGTCGCGGCGAGCGGGACGCAGGCGTTCTACGACTGGAACGCGGTGAACATCGCCAACGCCGCCGGCAAGCACCGCGAGCTGATCCCGGACGGCAAGCTCTGCAGCGCGGGCAACGACAAGTACCGCGGCCTCGACCTGGCCCGCGGCGACTGGCCGGCCAGCCGGCTGAAGGCCGGGAAGCACACCTTCCGCTACAAGGGGACCGCCCCGCACCGCGGTTCCTTCGCCCTGTACGTCACCAGGGACGGGTACGACCCCACGAAGCCGCTGAAGTGGTCGGACCTGGAGGACAAGCCGTTCGCCACGGTCACCGACCCGCGGATGGAGAACGGCGACTACGTCTTCCAGGGCGACGTCCCGAAGAAGTCGGGCCGCCACCTCGTCTACTCGATCTGGCAGCGCTCGGACTCCCCCGAGGCCTTCTACACCTGCTCCGACGTGGTGTTCGGGAAGGACAGCGGTACGACCGCGCCCGCGCCCAGCGCCCCCTCCGACGAGCAGATCGACGAAGGCGCGGGCAAGTCCTCCGTCGAGCACGGCGGCCACGGCGACGACGACGCCCACACCGGCGCCGCTTCGAGCACGGCCCCGACCGCCGCCGCTCCGACCCCCGCCGCCCCCAACGCGCCCGCCCCGGCGGGCGAGGCCGCCGGGGCGGACGAGAAGCTCGCCGCGACCGGTGGCGACGCCGCGACCCCGTACCTCGCGGTCGGCGGCGCCGCCGTGCTCGCGCTAGGCGCGACCGTGCTGTTCGCGACGACCCGCCGGACGCGCCGGACGAACTAA
- a CDS encoding DNA polymerase III subunit alpha encodes MPGFTHLRTVSGFSLRYGASHPDRLAERAAERGMDALALTDRDSLAGTVRFVKACEAAGVRPLFGTDLAVGGAADAAPGRPEPGARQTSARRVPVRGGAFLDESAPRAVFLARSRTGWADLCRLVTAAHAGTGPVPAGDGGAARATAAAPRSAGGPGPLLSWDANHGDGLTVLLGPDSEVGRALAAGRPDRAARLLAPWLERYGDALRLEVVHHGRDGTGPGSLRQAARTLGLAADQGVRAVLSNAVRYADPGQGPVADVLDAARRLVPVTALGGLDSGERWLKDADAMHRIAERVAEAAGFRREAAHRLLAATEETAADCLVDPEDDLGMGSAHFPEPYLVGAADRTAQRVLASRAAAGMVRRGYEGRRAYWDRMHRELDIIAHHGFATYFLTVAQVVDDVRGMGIRVAARGSGAGSLVNHLLGIAHADPVEHGLLMERFLSKRRTALPDIDVDVESARRLEVYRAIIDRFGAERVATVSMPETYRVRHAVRDVGAALSMDPADIDRIAKSFPHIRARDALAALDELPELRALAGEKQRYGKLWELVEGLDALPRGIAMHPCGVLLSDASLLTRTPVMPTSGEGFPMSQFDKEDVEDLGLLKLDVLGVRMQSAMAHAVAEIERAAGERVDIDAIPPGDPATYRLIRSAETLGCFQIESPGQRDLVGRLQPATFHDLVVDISLFRPGPVAADMVRPFIEARHGRTPARYPHPDLEEALRETYGVVVFHEQIIRIVSIMTGCGRDEADQVRRGLSHPESQARIKVWFAQQAERRGYDYEVIAHTWEIVEAFGSYGFCKAHAVAFAVPTYQSAWLKAHHPAAFYAGLLTHDPGMYPKRLLLADARRRGVPVLPLDVNRSGAAHRIELVSGGEGGPERWGLRLALCDVHGISEAETVRIEAGQPYASLLDFWERARPRRPIAERLAQVGALDAFGANRRDLLLHLSELHRVQRGAASYGGQLPLAHGRKTAPVGLPDLDESERLSAELGVLGMDASRHLMSDHHGFLRELGVVSAQQLRAAAHGRTVLVAGAKAATQTPPIRSGKRVIFSTLDDGTGLVDLAFFDDSHDACAHTVFHSWLLLVRGVVQRRGPRSVSVVGAAAWDLAELVELRREGGLDAVAARLAEPQQPAAEDGERADDGRRIRMSTGYEMNPWADLRPAGEGAATPPKKLWHSSPGSAG; translated from the coding sequence GTGCCCGGTTTCACGCATCTGCGCACCGTGTCGGGCTTCTCCCTGCGCTACGGGGCCTCGCACCCCGACCGGCTGGCCGAGCGCGCCGCCGAGCGGGGCATGGACGCGCTCGCCCTGACCGACCGCGACTCGCTCGCCGGCACGGTCCGGTTCGTCAAGGCGTGCGAGGCGGCGGGCGTCCGTCCGCTGTTCGGCACCGACCTGGCGGTCGGCGGGGCGGCCGACGCGGCGCCGGGCCGGCCGGAACCCGGAGCGCGGCAGACCTCGGCGCGGCGCGTTCCCGTGCGCGGCGGGGCCTTCCTCGACGAGTCCGCGCCCCGCGCCGTCTTCCTCGCCCGCTCCCGCACCGGCTGGGCCGACCTCTGCCGCCTGGTCACGGCCGCCCACGCGGGGACCGGGCCGGTACCGGCGGGCGACGGTGGCGCCGCCCGCGCCACCGCCGCCGCACCCCGCTCCGCCGGCGGCCCCGGGCCGCTGCTGTCCTGGGACGCCAACCACGGCGACGGGCTGACCGTCCTGCTCGGGCCCGACTCCGAGGTCGGCCGCGCCCTCGCGGCCGGCCGCCCCGACCGGGCCGCCCGGCTGCTCGCCCCCTGGCTGGAGCGGTACGGCGACGCGCTGCGCCTGGAGGTCGTCCACCACGGCCGCGACGGCACCGGCCCCGGCTCGCTGCGCCAGGCCGCCCGTACCCTCGGCCTCGCCGCCGACCAGGGCGTACGGGCCGTGCTCAGCAACGCCGTCCGGTACGCCGACCCCGGCCAGGGGCCGGTCGCCGACGTCCTCGACGCGGCCCGCCGGCTCGTCCCCGTCACCGCACTCGGCGGCCTCGACAGCGGCGAACGCTGGCTCAAGGACGCCGACGCCATGCACCGGATCGCCGAGCGGGTCGCCGAGGCGGCCGGCTTCCGTCGCGAGGCCGCGCACCGGCTGCTCGCCGCCACCGAGGAGACCGCCGCGGACTGCCTCGTCGACCCCGAGGACGACCTCGGCATGGGCTCCGCGCACTTCCCCGAGCCGTACCTCGTCGGCGCCGCGGACCGCACCGCGCAGCGCGTCCTGGCCTCCCGGGCCGCCGCCGGAATGGTGCGACGCGGCTACGAGGGCCGCCGCGCGTACTGGGACCGGATGCACCGAGAGCTGGACATCATCGCCCACCACGGCTTCGCCACCTACTTCCTGACGGTCGCTCAAGTCGTGGACGACGTCCGGGGGATGGGCATCCGGGTGGCCGCCCGCGGCTCCGGCGCCGGCTCCCTCGTCAACCACCTCCTCGGCATCGCGCACGCCGACCCGGTCGAGCACGGCCTGCTGATGGAGCGCTTCCTGTCCAAACGCCGCACCGCGCTGCCGGACATCGACGTCGACGTCGAGTCCGCCCGCCGCCTGGAGGTCTACCGCGCGATCATCGACCGGTTCGGCGCCGAGCGTGTCGCCACCGTCTCCATGCCGGAGACCTACCGGGTGCGTCACGCCGTACGGGACGTGGGCGCCGCCCTGTCGATGGACCCGGCCGACATCGACCGGATCGCCAAGTCCTTCCCGCACATCCGGGCCCGGGACGCCCTCGCCGCCCTCGACGAACTGCCCGAACTGCGCGCGCTCGCGGGCGAGAAGCAGCGCTACGGCAAGCTCTGGGAGCTCGTCGAGGGGCTCGACGCGCTGCCCCGCGGCATCGCCATGCACCCCTGTGGGGTGCTGCTCTCGGACGCCTCGCTGCTCACCCGTACCCCCGTGATGCCCACCAGCGGCGAGGGGTTCCCGATGTCCCAGTTCGACAAGGAGGACGTGGAGGACCTCGGGCTGCTCAAGCTGGACGTGCTCGGCGTGCGGATGCAGTCCGCGATGGCGCACGCCGTCGCCGAGATCGAACGGGCCGCCGGCGAACGCGTCGACATCGACGCGATCCCGCCGGGCGACCCCGCGACGTACCGGCTCATCCGGTCCGCCGAGACGCTCGGCTGCTTCCAGATCGAGTCGCCCGGCCAGCGGGACCTGGTCGGCAGGCTCCAGCCGGCGACCTTCCACGACCTCGTCGTCGACATCTCGCTCTTCCGGCCGGGACCGGTCGCCGCCGACATGGTGCGCCCCTTCATCGAGGCCCGGCACGGCCGGACGCCCGCCCGCTACCCGCACCCCGACCTGGAGGAGGCGCTGAGGGAGACCTACGGCGTGGTCGTCTTCCACGAGCAGATCATCCGCATCGTCAGCATCATGACCGGCTGCGGCCGGGACGAGGCCGACCAGGTGCGGCGCGGGCTCTCCCACCCCGAGTCGCAGGCCCGGATCAAGGTCTGGTTCGCCCAGCAGGCCGAGCGGCGCGGCTACGACTACGAGGTCATCGCCCACACCTGGGAGATCGTCGAGGCCTTCGGCTCGTACGGCTTCTGCAAGGCGCACGCCGTCGCCTTCGCCGTCCCCACGTACCAGTCCGCCTGGCTCAAGGCGCACCACCCGGCGGCCTTCTACGCCGGGCTGCTCACCCACGACCCCGGCATGTACCCGAAGCGGCTGCTGCTCGCGGACGCACGGCGGCGCGGGGTGCCGGTGCTGCCGTTGGACGTGAACCGGTCCGGGGCCGCACACAGAATCGAACTGGTGTCCGGTGGTGAGGGTGGGCCGGAGCGGTGGGGGCTGCGGCTCGCGCTCTGCGACGTGCACGGCATCAGCGAGGCGGAGACCGTCCGGATCGAGGCCGGCCAGCCGTACGCCTCCCTGCTCGACTTCTGGGAGCGGGCCCGGCCGCGCCGCCCGATCGCCGAACGCCTCGCACAGGTGGGGGCGTTGGACGCGTTCGGGGCCAACCGCCGTGACCTGCTGCTGCACCTCTCCGAACTCCACCGCGTCCAGCGCGGCGCGGCCTCCTACGGCGGTCAGCTCCCGCTCGCGCACGGCCGGAAGACCGCCCCCGTCGGCCTGCCGGACCTCGACGAGTCGGAGCGGCTCAGCGCCGAGCTGGGCGTGCTCGGCATGGACGCCTCGCGCCACCTCATGAGCGACCACCACGGCTTCCTGCGCGAACTCGGCGTGGTCTCCGCCCAGCAGCTGCGGGCCGCCGCACACGGCCGTACCGTGCTGGTCGCGGGCGCCAAGGCGGCCACCCAGACCCCGCCGATCCGGTCCGGCAAGCGGGTGATCTTCTCCACCCTGGACGACGGCACCGGCCTGGTCGACCTCGCCTTCTTCGACGACTCCCACGACGCCTGCGCCCACACCGTGTTCCACTCCTGGCTGCTGCTCGTCCGGGGCGTCGTGCAGCGGCGCGGGCCGCGCAGCGTCAGCGTGGTCGGCGCGGCGGCCTGGGACCTCGCGGAACTGGTCGAACTGCGCCGCGAGGGCGGCCTCGACGCGGTGGCGGCGCGGCTGGCGGAGCCGCAGCAGCCGGCGGCCGAGGACGGGGAGCGGGCCGACGACGGACGCCGGATCCGGATGTCCACCGGGTACGAGATGAACCCGTGGGCCGACCTCAGGCCGGCCGGCGAGGGCGCGGCGACGCCGCCGAAGAAGCTGTGGCACTCGAGTCCGGGGAGCGCGGGATGA
- a CDS encoding response regulator, with amino-acid sequence MTNVLVVDDDFMVAKLHARYVSAVEGFSVVGVAHNGTDALRAARALRPDLVLLDIFLPDMDGIDVLRELRAAGLGMDALFITAARDAGTVRSALRAGALHYLIKPFNQAALREQLLHVASLRARLDGLEEARQEDVDQIFGTRPPGSRELPKGLAAHTADLVEGILRAHPEGLSATECAEAGSLSRVSARRYLEYFAETGRAEVTLKYGGTGRPERRYRSSGRGR; translated from the coding sequence GTGACGAACGTGCTGGTGGTGGACGACGACTTCATGGTCGCGAAGCTGCACGCCCGGTATGTCTCGGCCGTGGAGGGTTTCTCCGTCGTCGGGGTCGCCCACAACGGCACGGACGCGCTGCGCGCGGCGCGGGCGCTGCGCCCGGACCTCGTCCTGCTCGACATCTTCCTGCCCGACATGGACGGCATCGACGTCCTGCGGGAGCTGCGTGCGGCCGGTCTCGGCATGGACGCCCTGTTCATCACGGCGGCGCGGGACGCGGGCACGGTCCGCTCGGCGCTGCGGGCGGGCGCGCTGCACTACCTGATCAAGCCGTTCAACCAGGCCGCGCTGCGCGAGCAGCTGCTGCACGTGGCCTCGCTGCGGGCCCGCCTGGACGGGCTCGAGGAGGCCCGCCAGGAGGACGTGGACCAGATCTTCGGCACCCGCCCGCCGGGCTCCCGGGAACTCCCCAAGGGCCTCGCCGCGCACACTGCGGACCTGGTGGAGGGCATCCTCCGCGCCCACCCGGAGGGCCTGTCGGCCACGGAGTGCGCGGAGGCGGGTTCGTTGTCCCGGGTGAGCGCCCGCCGCTACCTGGAGTACTTCGCGGAGACGGGCCGCGCGGAGGTCACCCTCAAGTACGGCGGCACGGGCCGCCCGGAACGCCGGTACCGGAGCTCCGGGCGGGGCCGCTAG